One region of Arvicola amphibius chromosome 3, mArvAmp1.2, whole genome shotgun sequence genomic DNA includes:
- the Colca2 gene encoding colorectal cancer-associated protein 2 gives MERQRSEKLTYEERGKRRTVASRKEGLSGKQALDWSEKPTYGCGIDGKPKVYQGVRVKATVKELLQQRRAHQATSGATLSGSSSIHLPDPSTPSPAGLYFEPEPISSTPNYFQPREFSTCVSCEESPSCLDQIFESYLQTETIPEPLLNTAQSVPHYFPDSCQVASFCYNQSLTPGSPSDSSSLSGSFDCSYSPAQPPSYTPENYTSPPSLDSLTHSLPEEGYAYHHHWSSHPQDNHFFPATPPVCYWATCEAEHLDALRTSEFFCPSTDYVDFAPSAAITGEFYKRETSCDACYS, from the exons ATGGAAAGGCAAAGATCTGAAAAGCTGACTTATGAAGAACGGGGAAAACGACGGACAGTGGCTTCAAGGAAAGAAGGCTTGAGTGGAAAGCAAGCACTGGACTGGTCAGAGAAGCCAACATATGGTTGTGGAATAGATG GAAAACCGAAGGTGTATCAAGGTGTGCGAGTGAAGGCGACAGTGAAAGAGCTACTGCAGCAAAGAAGGGCACACCAGGCCACCTCGGGGGCGACC CTGTCAGGAAGTAGCAGTATCCACCTTCCAGACCCCAGCACGCCGTCGCCTGCAG gACTGTATTTTGAACCAGAACCGATTTCTTCCACACCCAATTATTTTCAACCCCGAGAATTTTCCACCTGTGTCTCTTGTGAAGAAAGTCCAAGCTGCCTCGACCAGATCTTTGAGTCCTACCTTCAGACAGAGACAATCCCGGAGCCTTTGCTCAACACCGCACAAAGTGTTCCCCACTATTTCCCAGACAGCTGTCAAGTGGCCTCTTTCTGCTATAACCAGAGCCTG ACTCCAGGATCGCCTTCAGATtcctccagcctctctggctCCTTTGACTGCAGCTACTCGCCAGCTCAGCCGCCTTCCTACACTCCAGAGAATTATACTTCTCCGCCTTCCCTGGATTCCCTGACCCACAGCCTCCCAGAGGAAGGGTACGCATACCACCACCATTGGTCTTCCCACCCCCAGGACAACCACTTCTTCCCAGCCACCCCTCCAGTCTGCTACTGGGCAACCTGTGAAGCAGAGCATCTGGATGCCCTCAGAACCTCGGAGTTCTTCTGCCCCAGCACAGACTATGTGGACTTTGCTCCCTCGGCAGCCATCACCGGCGAATTCTATAAGAGGGAAACAAGCTGTGATGCCTGCTACAGTTAG